From Agelaius phoeniceus isolate bAgePho1 chromosome 19, bAgePho1.hap1, whole genome shotgun sequence, a single genomic window includes:
- the CBX4 gene encoding E3 SUMO-protein ligase CBX4 encodes MSGRRRELPEPEPSSAAARPGPAPPGCGMELPAVGEHVFAVESIEKKRIRKGRVEYLVKWRGWSPKYNTWEPEENILDPRLLIAFQNRERQEQLMGYRKRGPKPKPLVVQLPSFARRSNILTGLQEPAVDTRPKLDLGSSGKSQQHQYELNSKKHHQYQPNGKESSMKHQSHSKGKYYYQLNSKKHHHYQPDPKMYEPHYQPSSKEPQGQACLDNNKAPLVAHPEKWAHGPAKNLLGPVKNLTAESKNGAEKNLSSGTGPPPRDRVTSNGLGGKMKIVKNKNKNGRIVIVMSKYMENGMQAVKIKSGEAPRKRAAEERTPKKGGEEKVEAWRKPGEERVVGSTALSKAEGESRQPPAELEEGPQKTPLAKELPLPPAEQPLQLTTKPDLVPWSLSPVCEHSPSSMGLNLASGSSRKRCLSEPHAEREPGKKRLTSRSISAPTSLSPPAPEPPAQPEVILLDSDLDEPIDLRCVKPRPEGELALAEVKPELPPPPPPPPAEEPAPEPPQPQEAAEEEEEEEAESLQEFKPFFGNIIITDVTANCLTVTFKEYVTV; translated from the exons ATGTCGGGCCGGCGGCGGGAGCTGCCGGAGCCCGAGCCCAGCTCGGCTgcagcgcggcccggcccggcccctcccggcTGCGGGATGGAGCTGCCGGCGGTGGGCGAGCACGTCTTCGCGGTGGAGAGCATCGAGAAGAAGCGGATCCGAAAG GGCAGAGTCGAGTACCTGGTGAAATGGAGGGGATGGTCGCCCAA ATATAACACGTGGGAGCCGGAGGAGAACATCCTGGACCCCCGGCTGCTCATCGCCTTCCAGAACAG GGAGCggcaggagcagctgatgggATACCGCAAGCGGGGGCCCAAGCCGAAGCCGCTGGTCGTGCAG CTCCCGTCCTTCGCCCGCCGCTCCAACATCCTCACGGGGCTGCAGGAGCCGGCCGTGGACACCAGGCCCAAGCTGGACCTCGGCTCCTCTGGCaagagccagcagcaccagtATGAGCTCAACAGCAAGAAGCACCACCAGTACCAGCCCAACGGCAAGGAGAGCAGCATGAAGCACCAGTCCCACAGCAAAGGGAAGTATTACTACCAGCTGAACTCCAAGAAGCACCACCACTACCAGCCCGACCCCAAGATGTACGAGCCCCATTACCAGCCCAGCAGCAAAGAGCCGCAGGGCCAGGCCTGCTTGGACAATAACAAGGCCCCCCTGGTCGCCCACCCGGAGAAGTGGGCTCACGGCCCAGCCAAAAACTTGCTGGGTCCGGTCAAGAACCTCACAGCAGAGAGCAAAAACGGAGCTGAGAAGAACCTGTCCAGCGGTACCGGGCCACCCCCCCGGGACAGGGTGACCAGCAACGGCCTTGGGGGAAAGATGAAGATCGTCAAGAACAAAAACAAGAACGGGCGCATTGTGATTGTGATGAGCAAGTACATGGAGAACGGCATGCAGGCGGTGAAGATCAAGTCCGGGGAGGCTCCCCGGAAGCGGGCCGCGGAGGAGAGGACTCCTAAGAAGGGTGGGGAGGAGAAGGTGGAGGCTTGGAGGAAGCCAGGGGAGGAGAGGGTGgtgggcagcactgccctgagcaAAGCAGAGGGCGAGAGCCGGCAGCCCCCTGCGGAGCTGGAGGAAGGTCCCCAAAAGACTCCCTTGGCCAAGGAGCTGCCCCTTCCTCCGGCGGAGCAGCCCTTGCAGCTCACCACCAAGCCGGACCTCGTGCCCTGGTCGCTGAGTCCCGTGTGCGAGCACAGCCCTTCCTCCATGGGACTGAACCTGGCGAGCGGCAGCTCGCGGAAGCGCTGCCTGTCGGAGCCGCACGCCGAGCGGGAGCCGGGCAAGAAGCGCCTGACGTCCCGCAGCATCAGCGCCCCCACCTCCCTCAGCCCCCCGGCCCCCGAGCCGCCCGCCCAGCCCGAGGTCATCCTGCTGGACTCGGACCTGGACGAGCCCATAGACTTGCGCTGCGTGAAGCCGCGGCCGGAGGGCGAGCTGGCCCTGGCCGAGGTGAAGCCggagctgccgccgccgccgccgccgccgccggccgaGGAACCGGCCCCGGAGCCTCCGCAGCCCCAGGAGGCcgcggaggaggaggaagaggaggaggccGAGTCCCTGCAGGAGTTCAAGCCCTTCTTTGGGAATATAATTATCACAGATGTGACCGCAAACTGCCTGACTGTGACCTTCAAGGAGTACGTGACGGTGTGA